In Rhodamnia argentea isolate NSW1041297 chromosome 11, ASM2092103v1, whole genome shotgun sequence, one genomic interval encodes:
- the LOC115742134 gene encoding protein CYSTEINE-RICH TRANSMEMBRANE MODULE 13: MSTYYNQNHPPVGAPPPQGYPKVEGYPPPGYPAQGYPAQGYPPQGYPQQQGYGQPYYEEQRPRKDTSFLEGCLAALCCCCLLDAVF, encoded by the exons atgagcacgTACTACAACCAGAATCATCCGCCGGTTGGCGCCCCTCCCCCTCAAG GGTACCCAAAAGTTGAAGGGTATCCTCCTCCGGGGTATCCCGCGCAGGGTTATCCGGCGCAGGGGTATCCTCCGCAGGGATATCCTCAGCAGCAAGGATATGGCCAGCCCTACTACGAGGAGCAGCGCCCCCGGAAGGACACTAGCTTTCTTGAAGGATG CTTAGCGGCGCTTTGCTGCTGTTGTCTGCTGGACGCAGTTTTCTGA